The genomic segment GTAAATATCGCCGTTCGGCGTTCCCGTCATGCCGTAGGGACCCCAGCCGCGGGGGGCATCGTACATCTCGAGGCGTCCCGTTTTCGGATCAAGTCGTCCGTAGACGCCGCTCTGTCCCGTGAACCAGAGGATGCCCTTCCCGTCAAAGGCCGCCGTGTTGAGGTTCCCGTATCTGCTGCCTTTCGGCAGGGGATAGACCTTGACCGCCCTGGTAGCGGGATTGACGCGGACGATGGCGTTCTGCCCGCCGTCCGTGACCCAGGCTGCCTTGTCGGGGCCTATGATCACGCCGTGCGGCGCGGAGCCGCTGCCGAGCGGTATCTGATCGGTCTTGCCGGTCCTCGGGTCCAGTCTCCCGAGGGCGCCCCTGGCTTGGGCGGTGTACCAGACCGTGCCATCCGGCGCGGGCGCCACGTCATGAGGATGGGAGCCCTGTGGGACGGGATAGTAGCGGACCTCCTGCGCATAGGAAGTATTGGCAAGGGTCGCGATGATCAAACCTGAAAAGAGAAGAATGACCGGGGACCCCATCATTCTCTTCGGGGTCATGAGGTTGCGAGAGATGAACATGGCGCGCTCCTTTTGAGATGCATGCCCCGCACCACTGCTGCGGGCGAGACGGCATTGCAGCTGGCCTTACCTTTGATTATAGTTCTTTCCCGGCGTGTGTCGGAACTGGTTGGCGCAACGGGTTCAAAACTCCAGCTCTGCTCAATAAGAGGATAACGGAACGTTCTCCAAGGCCGGCGACAACGAAGGGGGAGTGAAGGAAAATAAAAGTCGAACACCGCGAATAATCTTCACGCACTTCCCGGACTCCATGGTAGAATAATTTTGTCTGCCATTTTGGAATCAAAATACATATTCTGCGATCAACCGGCATCACGCTGTTTCCCTGTACGGGGAGGCGGGAAATCATCATGCGGACTCTCAAGGCGGGCATTCTTTATTTCGTTCTTGTGTTCGGGGCGGGCTTCATACTCGGGCCCATTCGAGTCCTGTGGCTTGTCCCGCGTGTCGGCGTAAGGGCCGCCGAGCTGATGGAAGCGCCCATCATGATCGCAGTGACCATTCTTGCGGCACGGTGGGTCGTTCGGCAATTCGAAGTGCCGGCAGCGCTGTCAGCTCGGCTTGGTGTCGGTCTACTCGCATTTGGACTCTTGATCGCTTCGGAAGTTTCGATGGTTGGCTGGCTCTGGGGAATGACGATCAGGCAGTACCTGGCGAACCAGGACCCGGTGTCGGGGACGGTTTTCTATCTGCTGATTGCGATCTTCGGCGTGATGCCGGCTTTCGTGGCCCGAAGATGAGCTGCAAGCATGCTCACACGCCGATACGAGGGAAAGCAATCCTGTGATCCACTCAATCGGCGCAGCACTCTTCCCCGCTTTCACTCCTTGACTCGGTTCAATCCCTGCCGCGCTCCTGCTAGGGTGCGCGCACCTCAATCCGCCCGGTCATGTACGTATGGATCGAGCAGAAATACTCGTACGTTCCCGGCTTGTCGAAGGTTCTGCTGTATGTCTTCCCGGGGAAAAGGGTGTCGGAGCCGGCCGCAACACCGTCCTTGAACGCGATCGCGTGCGGACCGCCGTCGTTATTGCTCCACGTGATGCTCTCGCCCGGGGTGATGGTTACCACCTGAGGGACAAAGGCAAAATTCTCGATCGAAACCTTCGGGTCGCCGGCGAGCGGCTGGACGACGATCTTGCGCGGCTGGCTACCCACGGCGACCGTCGTGGTCTTCCCGCCCGTGATGTCTACGATCGAGAGGGTATTCGAGCCTTCGTTCGTTACATAGGCGGTCTTGCCGTCGCTGGAGAGGGCGAGCCAGTGGGGCTGATCGCCAACCTTGATGCTGCGCACCGGCTTGTTGGTCACCGGGTCGAATAAAAAGAGTTCGCCGGGCCCCTGCACGATAGCCATGCCGAATATCGTGTTGCGGGGGTGGTTCACGTAGTGCGGGGACGCTCCCGTGGGGATCTCCGCGACGATCTTGTCCGATGCGGGATCGAGCACCTCTACGGTATTTGAGCCGGCCTTGGTAAAATAGACCGCCTTGCCGTCCGGGCTGTATTCCAGGTCGCGGGGCGTCTTGTCGAGCGGGACCGTGCGCACGACCTTGCGTGCGACGAGGTCGATGACAACAATTTCGAAGCGGCCGGGCACCTGCGATGATACATATGCCACCCTGCCGTCCGGACTGACCCCGATGGTATGGGGCTTCCCGACGCCGACGCTGGCGACCACAGCCTGTTTCGCCGTGTCAACGAAGGCTATCCTGTCCTCGCCGTTCACCGCGACCAGGAGCAGCCCCTTTCCGGGCACGAACGTTACGCCATGCGGCGACTTGCCGACCTCGATCGTTCCCGTAACGCGGTCAGAAGCGGTGTCGATGACGCTGACGACCGAGGCTCCGTCGCTGCTCACATAGACCCATCGGCCATCGGGCGTAATGGTCATGCCGTGAGGCCCGGGAGCGACCGGGATCGTTGCGACAACAGTCCCAGCGGCCGTATCGATCACACTTACCGTATTATCCTTGAAGTTTCCGACATAGGCCTTCGGGCTGGCAGCCGCCGCGCCGGACGCCAGTGAGAACGCTATCATTGCAGGCAGAATGCCGGATCGCAAGATTTTTAACAGGGAGAACATAGGAACTCCTTTCTCGAATGCGAATCATGCAGCAGGCGGGCCTTCCCTCCCCCACGCATTCGTTAACAATTAACTACCTAATAGATATCAAAAATACGGTGATAGTCAATAGGTCAAAAGTATGCGTGTTCCGCACTGATATCGGCACGAAGGCAGGAAGCGTCGACACTTTCCGGGAAACTTCGGCACTGGAGTTATTGATTCGCGTGAAGATATTGAGGAAGGAATGGTCGGCACGCGGGGAGGCGCGAATGAAATCGGATGCTCTCGTTTGAACCGGGGAACGCGGGTGGTCTCGAAGGAAGGCAGTTATCAAGGTTTTCCGGCGTTTGAGATACTATTGAGACCCGGCAGTCGCGGAGGCCGTCATTCCCGAAAAATTCCTGCCTGAATCCGCTTTCTTTAAAGGCTGGGAAGCGAATCCCGGCCCAAGCGATGCAGGCATAACAGAACGTGGGTCACTGCCATGAGCTCCCTACACCATCACGACCTCATACTGCTCCTGGTGCAGGTTCGGGTCGGCCTTGATCACGATCTTCTTCTGGAATTCCCGTTCCAGCTCCTCCACGCCCTGCCGCTCCTCGTCGTACATCATGTCCGCGACAACGGAGTTCACCGTGACCAGCGCCTTCTTCTCTTCGGATTCGCTGAAAGCGCGGCGGATGGCACGGAAGACCTCGTAGCAGATCGTGCGCGCCGACTTGATGTGGCCGCGGCCGTCGCAGTAGGGGCAGGACTCGCACAGCGTGCGGCCGAGGCTTTCGCGGATGCGCTTGCGGGTCATTTCGATCAGGCCGATCGGCGAGATGTGGGAGATCGTGGTCTTTGCCTTGTCGCTCGAGAGGGCCTCCTGGAGCGCGGAATACACCCTGCGGCGGTTGTCCTCGCGTTCCATGTCGATGAAATCCAGGATGATGATGCCGCCGATGTTCCTGAGCCTGAGCTGGTAGGCGATCTCGCGCAGGGCCTCGAGGTTTGTCTTTAAGATGGTGTCCTCGAGGGAACGTTTCCCCACGTAGCGGCCGGTGTTCACGTCGATGGTCGTGAGCGCCTCGGTCTGGTCGATGATGATGTACCCGCCGGACTTGAGCCACACCTTCCTTCCCAGGGCGCGCGAGATCTCGATCTCCACGCCGTAGTGCTCGAAGATCGGCTCGTCCCCGTCATAGGGCTTCACCCGCCGTCCGAGCCCCGGTACCGATGCTTCGATGAAGTCCTTCACGCGCTGGTACTCCTCATCGGAGTCGATGACCATGCGGTCCACATCGCGGGTGAAGGTGTCCCTGATCACGCGGAAGACGAGGTCAAGTTCGTTGTGCAGGAGGGCCGGAGCCGAGGTCCGTTCCCTCTTTTTCTGAATGGTCTCCCAGAGCCGGGCGAGGAACTCGATGTCCGCCGTGAACTCCTCCTCGCTCCTTCCCTGGCTGGCGGTCCTGATGATGTAGCCCGTGTTCGGCCTGCGCAGCCGGCCCACGATCTCGCGCAGGCGCTTGCGCTCCTCGCCGTTCTCGATCCGTCGGGACACCCCGATGTGGTGAACGCCGGGCATCATGACCAGGTACCTGCCGGGAATGCTGATGTACGTCGTGACGCGGGCGCCCTTGGTGCTGATGGGCTCCTTGGAGACCTGGACGAGGATCTCCTGGCCCTCCTGGAGCAGGTCCTCGATCTGGTTCGCGTGGGAGCGCTTGCGCTTGGGCTCCACCTCGAGCTCCAGCCCCTCATCCTCCATCAGGGGTGTGTATTCCGAGGTGCTGTCGAAGACGTCCCCGACATACAGGAAAGCGGATTTTTCGAGCCCGATGTCCACAAAGGCAGCCTGCATGCCGGGCAGGACCTTCATGACCCGGGCCTTGTAGACGTTCCCGGCGATGCCGCGGTCCTTTTTGCGGTCGATGAATATTTCGGTTACCAGACCGTTCTCGAGCAGGGCCACCCGAGTCTCTTCCCGGCCTGCGTTCACGATGATCTCTGATGACATGAATTTCTCCTCACCGCTGACGAATATTCTGCATACGACCAACTATATAATAGAGCGGCAGCGAATTCAAGGACAAAAAGCTCTGAGGGATTGGAGCGCTGACCGGTTGAAGGGCGAATAGAGCCTTCATCGGACGCGGTTTCATAATTGGCATTAAACTTGCTTTTATTGTAAGAGAAAGGGGCCAGACATGATCATCAAGATAAAAAGAGCCATAGACAAGACCCGTACAGCCTTGGAACTCGGATACAGGATCGCGCGCGGAATCGATTATGAGACCCTGAGCGAGTATATCCTGAAGATCAATCAGCACAGGGATATGAACGGGATTCTTCATGAAGTTTCATGCTGCCTGAAAGAGATCCTGAATTACGAGCTTTTCGGCTTTGCACTGAAGAAAGGGTCCGGCCTGGACCTCTGGATCGACCCGAGAGCATATAGCGGATGCTTTGCCGAGTACGTTTCAAAGGAGTTCGGAGGTCAAAATGTTGACTATTGGCTGCATGATTTCAGGTCCACCAACCCTGAAAACAGTCATAATCCTGACGCTCTAGACCTCAATAAACTGATTTCCTACGGGATCATGGATAACATCGCCCGGCTGTATATTCTGCCCCGGAGGAGGATGCTCGATTACCATAACAGCATCATCAGCACGATCGTGAGCTCCATCAACATCGCGCTCGAAAAGAACCTGAACATCCAGCAGCTCGAAAATGCGGCCGCCATCGACCCGCTCACGAACTGCTATAACAGGCGGGCATTGGACAGGCTGCTCGAGAGCGACATCGCCTATGCCAGGCGGCACCATACCGAACTCTCGGTCATCATGGTGGATGTTGACAATTTCAAGGACGTGAACGACGCATACGGTCATCAGGCAGGGGACGCGGTGTTGAAGGCGCTGTCGCTGCTGCTTCCTTCTCTGATCCGAAAATCAGATTACGTGGCGCGGTTCGGCGGCGAGGAGTTCCTGCTGGTCCTTCCGGACACGGCACTCTATCCCGCGGTCCAGCTCGCAGACAAGCTCAGGAAAAAGATCGCCGAGACCGGGATCGCCATCAACGGGAGAAGCCTCTCGATAACCGCGAGCTTCGGTGTGGCAAGCATCGAGAACAAGGTTGGGAGCGCCGCGCTCTTGGGTGAAGCCGACGAACGCCTGTACAAGGCAAAGCACGCGGGCAGGAACACGGTCGTTCCGAGCCTCCTGCCCTGCTTCGCCGACCGGACCTTTATCACCGACGAGCGGATGAACAAGTACCCCGCCGCCACCCCGGCCGCGTAGGTAAGGAAGAAATTTCCCTTCAGGGCAGCTTTTTCCTGCCTTCCTGACTCTCCCCATCCATCGGGCTCGCCCATCCATCCGGGGTCTGGCAATACATGCCGACCCGTTTGATCCTGAACTGGAGCGTCTGCTCCGGACCCGTCTCGAAACATTGAGCAACCACGTCGTGCACGCGCGGCCTGACCTGGCCATGGTCCCGGAGCGTGAGCAGGAGCCCCTCCCCGCCGGAAGACACGGATACTCCCATTGCCACGATGCAGGGACGCAGGTCCTTTGACCGGCCTTCCTTCGTTACGATGATCGACGGGCGCTCCAGGAAGCGGGCCACACGGTCAGCCAGGGAGCCCGCCATCGCCTCGGGCACAGCGACACGATAGTCGTACCTGCTGATGCAGCCGGAAAGCGACGGCGCGCTGTGCGGAACGATCCGGCTCTCGAGGATCCTGATCCCCTCGGGAAGGCTGTTGTTCAGGTCTTTCGTGACCTGCAGCAGGTCGACGAAGGGATCCGTGTCCATGTCCAGGTACTCCGCCTCGCTCTCGATCCCCACGGACAGCGCAGGCCCGAAGGCGATCCTGGGATGAGGATTGAACCCCTGGGAATAGGCGACCGGCACCCCCGCTCGGACTGCGCAGCGGTGCAACAGGACCATGAAATCGAGATGGGAGAGGAACCGGACCCTTCCGGTCTTGGAAAACTTCATCCTGATGCGCGTCGTGGCCACGGGAGGGGCAGCCTGTCTCCCGCTTGCCCCGCTCACTGCTGCCTTTGGTTCCCTGCTGGGAGGAACAGGCACGCCGAGCTCCCGCGTCCCGCCGTCCCCGCAGCCGATGCCGCAGTGCATGCACTCGGTGCGGCAATTCTCCGTGATCTCCGCCGCAGCCGCCCGCTGATACTCCTCTTTCAGGAACTGCTTCGTCACGCCGGTCTTGATATGGTCCCAGGGAAGTGCGTCGTCAAGCGTGAACGACCGGCAGGCGAGGACCGAAGGGTCCATCCCGCAGGCGGCGAAGGCCCCGCTCCACTTCCCGAAGTCAAAGCACTCGGTCCAGCCGTCGAAGCGGCATCCCCTGCGGAACGCCTCTTCGAGCACTCTGCCGA from the Nitrospirota bacterium genome contains:
- a CDS encoding lyase; this encodes MFISRNLMTPKRMMGSPVILLFSGLIIATLANTSYAQEVRYYPVPQGSHPHDVAPAPDGTVWYTAQARGALGRLDPRTGKTDQIPLGSGSAPHGVIIGPDKAAWVTDGGQNAIVRVNPATRAVKVYPLPKGSRYGNLNTAAFDGKGILWFTGQSGVYGRLDPKTGRLEMYDAPRGWGPYGMTGTPNGDIYFASLAGNYVARIDTATGRAQVIEPPTKGQGARRVWSDSAGRIWVSEWNSGRVSVYDPKTSGWQSWKLPGDSPRAYAVYVDEMDVVWLTDFASNAIVRFDPKTGAFKSFPSDRRGANVRQLLGRPGEIWGAESGNDRLVLIEVK
- a CDS encoding plastocyanin/azurin family copper-binding protein — translated: MIAFSLASGAAAASPKAYVGNFKDNTVSVIDTAAGTVVATIPVAPGPHGMTITPDGRWVYVSSDGASVVSVIDTASDRVTGTIEVGKSPHGVTFVPGKGLLLVAVNGEDRIAFVDTAKQAVVASVGVGKPHTIGVSPDGRVAYVSSQVPGRFEIVVIDLVARKVVRTVPLDKTPRDLEYSPDGKAVYFTKAGSNTVEVLDPASDKIVAEIPTGASPHYVNHPRNTIFGMAIVQGPGELFLFDPVTNKPVRSIKVGDQPHWLALSSDGKTAYVTNEGSNTLSIVDITGGKTTTVAVGSQPRKIVVQPLAGDPKVSIENFAFVPQVVTITPGESITWSNNDGGPHAIAFKDGVAAGSDTLFPGKTYSRTFDKPGTYEYFCSIHTYMTGRIEVRAP
- a CDS encoding Rne/Rng family ribonuclease; protein product: MSSEIIVNAGREETRVALLENGLVTEIFIDRKKDRGIAGNVYKARVMKVLPGMQAAFVDIGLEKSAFLYVGDVFDSTSEYTPLMEDEGLELEVEPKRKRSHANQIEDLLQEGQEILVQVSKEPISTKGARVTTYISIPGRYLVMMPGVHHIGVSRRIENGEERKRLREIVGRLRRPNTGYIIRTASQGRSEEEFTADIEFLARLWETIQKKRERTSAPALLHNELDLVFRVIRDTFTRDVDRMVIDSDEEYQRVKDFIEASVPGLGRRVKPYDGDEPIFEHYGVEIEISRALGRKVWLKSGGYIIIDQTEALTTIDVNTGRYVGKRSLEDTILKTNLEALREIAYQLRLRNIGGIIILDFIDMEREDNRRRVYSALQEALSSDKAKTTISHISPIGLIEMTRKRIRESLGRTLCESCPYCDGRGHIKSARTICYEVFRAIRRAFSESEEKKALVTVNSVVADMMYDEERQGVEELEREFQKKIVIKADPNLHQEQYEVVMV
- a CDS encoding GGDEF domain-containing protein, whose amino-acid sequence is MIIKIKRAIDKTRTALELGYRIARGIDYETLSEYILKINQHRDMNGILHEVSCCLKEILNYELFGFALKKGSGLDLWIDPRAYSGCFAEYVSKEFGGQNVDYWLHDFRSTNPENSHNPDALDLNKLISYGIMDNIARLYILPRRRMLDYHNSIISTIVSSINIALEKNLNIQQLENAAAIDPLTNCYNRRALDRLLESDIAYARRHHTELSVIMVDVDNFKDVNDAYGHQAGDAVLKALSLLLPSLIRKSDYVARFGGEEFLLVLPDTALYPAVQLADKLRKKIAETGIAINGRSLSITASFGVASIENKVGSAALLGEADERLYKAKHAGRNTVVPSLLPCFADRTFITDERMNKYPAATPAA